The following coding sequences lie in one uncultured Mailhella sp. genomic window:
- a CDS encoding transglutaminase-like cysteine peptidase: MDLKKQQNWLSAMERNRKKPIFFDEKRFNSSTLWKDLKSRAAGRPVREQLNIVNRFWNLWPYRTDKEVYGKADYWAAPYEFLARSGDCEDYCIIKYYTLKELGVSVENMRIVVVRETIRNIGHAILAVYDGDDVYILDNLSEAVRPMERVRNYVPQFSVNEKHRWVHVKARR, translated from the coding sequence ATGGACTTGAAAAAGCAGCAGAACTGGCTTTCCGCCATGGAACGGAACAGGAAAAAGCCGATCTTTTTCGACGAGAAAAGATTTAATTCGTCCACGCTCTGGAAGGATCTGAAGAGCAGGGCGGCGGGCAGGCCTGTTCGGGAACAGCTCAACATCGTGAACCGGTTCTGGAACCTGTGGCCGTACCGCACCGACAAGGAAGTGTACGGCAAGGCGGATTACTGGGCGGCGCCGTATGAGTTCCTTGCCAGGTCCGGCGACTGCGAGGACTACTGCATAATCAAGTACTATACGCTGAAGGAACTGGGCGTTTCCGTGGAAAACATGCGCATTGTGGTGGTGCGGGAAACCATACGCAACATCGGTCATGCGATTCTGGCCGTGTACGACGGAGATGATGTCTATATCCTGGACAACCTCTCCGAAGCCGTGCGTCCCATGGAGAGAGTGCGAAACTATGTGCCGCAGTTT